The Methanopyrus kandleri AV19 DNA segment AGCCCGATCGGAACGTTCTTCGAGTTCTTAGCGGCGTTGGGGTTAGGATGGCTGATCACCGGAAGCACTCAAGGTGCCTTAGTGATGGGTATCGCCGTAACCGCGGCGGACATCCTCTCGAACGTTACCGGAGTCGAAGACCACCACAAAGGAGACGACCTGCTCATGATGCTATCGGCGGCGTGGGTGATCCAAACCTTCGGAGTCTCGGGCTTAATGCGGCTCCTAGGGCTGATGCCGGGGTGGTGAGGGGTGGACCTAAGGTACCTAACCAGCGCCATCTCGGTATCGCTGTTCGTTTACTCGGGCATAGACACAGAGCCGCTCCAGTACGTGACGGCCCAGTGGGTGGAAAGTGTGCTCCACTTAATGGGGCTCACCGTTCCCAAGGCCGGCTACACGTTCCAAGTCGGAACCGTAAGTGCGATGATCGTGAAGGGATGCGTCGTCTGGCCCGCTATCTCGCTGTTCGTAGGATTGATCGTCGCCACTCCCGGCCCATCCGTACTCCGGAAAATCGCCGCCCTCGCCGCGTCCGTAGCACTGCTCACGGCCGGCAACGTGCTAAGGCTGGCGAGCATGTTCTACATGATGGAGGTGTGGGGAGTAGGGTTCCGACTAGCCCACGATGTGATCGGTCAGTTGGTGGGACTCGCCATCGTCATACTAGCGGCGTGGGTGGCGTTCTATATCGTGCCGGAAACCGAAGATAAGCTCCGTGAAATAATCCCTTGGCCGGGTGAGTGAAGTGGGAGAACAATACGACTCGGACCTACATCTACACTCCCAGTACTCGGGCGGTACCTCACCGAGAATGGTGATACGGGAGATAGCACGAGGAGCCGCCAAGAAAGGCCTAGATCTCGTCGGCACGGGCGACATACTGCACCCGAAATGGAGGCGCCACGTGCGGAGGGAGCTCGTGGAAGACGAATACGGACTCCTTAAGGAGCCGAAAACCGGTGTACTGTTCGTCCCGACGGTAGAGGTTGAAGACGAGCGCCGCGTGCACCATTTAATCATCCTACCATCACTCGATCACGCCGAAGAACTGCACGGAGAACTTTCCAGGTACTCCGACGACATCGATGCCGAAGGCCGGCCGCATCTGCGCATGACTGGGGCGGAGCTGGCGGATTTACTCAAAGATCACGATTGCCTCTTCGGACCCGCCCACGCCTTCGTGCCGTGGACGAGCGTTTTCAAAGAGTACGACTCGCTGAGGGAATGCTATGGTAGCGCCATGGACCGTGTGGACTTCGTGGAACTCGGACTTTCGGCAGATTCCGATTACGCGGACCGGATATCGGAACTTCACGAGTACACGTTTCTCACGTGCTCCGATGCCCATTCCCCATACCCGCATCGTCTGGGCCGCGAGTTCGTGAGGTTCGAGCTAGAGGAGCCGTCGTACGACGTTCTCAAAGCGGCGATCAGAAGGAAACCGGGTGGCCGCGTGGTACTCAACGTGGGACTCATCCCCGAGCTGGGTAAGTACAACCGAACCGCCTGTGCTCGGTGCAAGCGCCAGTTCGAGCTCGAGGAGGCAGAACGCCTTAATTGGAGATGCCCTGAATGCGGAGGTACGATTAAAAAAGGCGTCCGGGACAGGGTCTTAGAACTGGCTGACCTCGAGAAGCCGAAGCATCCGAACCATAGACCACCTTACCTCAGAATTATCCCTCTAGCCGAAATAATCGCGAAAGCCCTCGGACTCTCGACTATAACCGCCAAGAAGGTCAGGGCTGTTTGGAACTCGTTGGTCCGACGCTTCGGTAGTGAAATAGACGTACTAATCGAAACACCGATCGAGGAGATAGCAGAAGTCGATGAGCGGGTTGCTGAACTGCTGAAATCGTTCAGGGAGGGAACCGTGAACATTCGACCGGGTGGAGGCGGAGAGTACGGGAAAATAATCACGGAAGAGGAATCGGAACGCGAGGAGCCCAGAAGTCGCAAGCCCGTCCAGCGCACACTCGACGAGCTGATAGGCCGGGGGTGACAAGACTGTTTTTCAGGCGACGAAGCGTGGAATCCTTCGCGGAGAGAATCGAAGTCAAGGTAGGGGTGGAAGAGGAGCTTTTCCTCATCGACCGGGACGGATCACTGACTCGGGCTGCAGACGATGTAATCGTGAAGGCGGCGGAGCTGTTGGAGTCAGACTCGAATCTCCTAGAGGATTGCTGGCGAACCGTTCTGGGGTTGGATCCCGAACCCAATCCGGCCCAAATCGAATACCTGACCCAGCCTTTACCTCCCGATGAAGTGATCGAGGCCTGTGAGATAGGCAGGGAACTCATAAAGAAAGCCGCCGAGGAGTTGGGACTACAGGTTATGTTAGAAAGTATGCATCCTTTCGAGAGCGACCCGCTACCTATTAACGGAACCCACATCAACGTGATGGTGAAACTTAAGGATCAACCGTACATGACTCCAAAGCAGATATTAGTAGTTTACAATTGGTTGTGGCATAACTTACCAATTATAATCGCAGCAACTGCGAACACACCATATTGCTGTGGCGGAAAAAATCTCGCAGCTAGTTGTCGCCTCCTCAAAAGCAGGGTACTCAAACCGAATTACTACGCAGCGATAAAGCGTCTGGAGAAGCGCCCATACTTGACGAAAACCCAGTATTATGGAAGGTTGAGGTACAGACTGAGACTTAGGAAGGATACTGAGTTCGAGGAGCGGGTCGTAGCGCACCCCGACGGTCGAAGGCTCGTGGACATAACCCCCAGAGGACCCGCATCGAACGTCACGGGAGACGAGAACGACAGCCCGACTAGGAACAGAGTTGAGGTGCGGGTAATCGATAATCAAAAGTCCATGAAATATTTACATGATGTGGTAATGCTTATAGTAGGATTATCTTTGGAAGCACTATATATATATGAAGTAGAGGGTAAATTACCGCCAAATGATCCTAATCATTTTGATAATAGAAGAGAAGCCATAGAGAAAGGTATTAACGCTACTTTCGTTATTAACGGTAGGGAAATTGATGCTGAAGACGCCTTACTAAAAATTATAAGTAGAGTAGATAAATTTTTAGAGCATTTGGGATTACGTTTCGTATCTCCTCTTAAGAATGGAAAAGTAGAGTTACAAGAGAGGCCAAAACTAAATGTAGAGTATGTACATAAGGATGTCATAAAGTATATCGGAAATTACGCAGAGGTTATATTAGGGTCGAATAAAACTGTTGAAATTAAAGGGAAAAGGTACACAATTCCGAAAGGTACTAAAGTAATCGGTAAGTTAGTTCCGATGGCATCTTACAAGTACAGAGTTGATAACAAGGGTTTTGTTAAGGATATAATTAAGGGCGTTGTAACACTCGGAATAAAGCGAAACGGTGTAGAAATTCCCTTAGACGAGAGTGACAGAATAGTAAACGTAATGTCAGAGCTGGAGTACTTAATGCGTTCGATGAGGGGATTGTTGTGAAATGATCATAGACGTGCATAACCATCTAGGAGAGGATATCGACAGTACAGTTCAAACACCCCAGATGCTGTTGGCAAGGATGGAAGCGGCGGGCGTAGACATCGCGGTAGTGTTTCCGTTCAATGACGTCGATCCGGGAGTGTGTTTCTCGAAAGCCAATGATCGAATCGCGAAGGCGTGCGAAGAGTACGATGAGTTCGTGGGATTCTGTCGGGTAGATCCGAACTACGAGGAACGCGCCGTAGAAGAAGTGGAAAGATGCATAGAGGAGCTGGGGCTTAAAGGCGTAAAACTCCATCCCCGGAGCCAGTCGTTTTACCCCGACGATCCCGAGGCCGTGAAGGTCGTTGAAAAAGCCGCAGACCTGGGAGTACCCGTGATACTCCACACTGCACGCGGTGAACCGTTCTCCGATCCCGTCCGCGTCGGTAAGTTAGCGGAGGAAGTTCCTGACGTTCAGCTGATCATGGCGCATATGGGTAAGGAGCTAGGATATGATGCGGCGATTGAAGTAGCGGAAAACTACGAGAATGTTTACCTCGAAGTATCGTTGGTAAAAGACCCCAAAGTAATTGAGAAGACGGCCGAACGTGTGGGTGATGATCGGATAATTTTCGGGTCTGATTCACCTTATGGTAGCCCATCAGTACAACTTGAAATCGTAAAAGAAGCGGATGTTAATCACGATAAAATCTTGGAGGAAAATGCTGCAAATATATTGGGGTTGCGGTGAAGATTGCTTCGTACAAAGGTTATAGAGTTAGTTTTACATGATGGACCAATAACTGTCGATGAAATTTCAAAGAAGTTAAAAATTGATTCAGAGTCGGTATTAAAGATAGTTCGAACTACTCCTGATTTGAAACTAGAAGATGGGAAGGTCAGCGCCCAGATGGGTATTAACGGATATATAGAACTCACCGGGACGCGGCCAGTGCTGATAACAGCACCTCACGCTCAAGGTCCAGGTGCGGATGTATTTACGGGTGAGATCGCGTGGAAGGTGGCCCAAGCTACCGGAGCGTACGCTTTAGTGGCCACCGTCAGCAGGCGAGCCAAGCTGGAAGACGGGAACCCGGCGGATTACAACCGCGAGTGGGCCCGGAACACTCCATTTCGGCGTCGCATCGACGAGCTAATCAAAAGGTACGGCGTTCGGTTCATAATCGACGTGCACGGGATGGAGTCCGATCCAGTGCGACCGGACGTAGACTTGGGGACCTTAGGTGGCCGATCCGCGAAAGGGAAGCTCGTATCCAAGATTGTGAAGCGGTTGGAAGAGGCCGGTTTCGACGTAGGATTCGAACAGGAATTCCAAGGTGGGGACATACTCGAGTACCATTGCGACGGAGAGCGTGTTCAAGGCGTTCAACTGGAGCTCTCCGAGGAGCTAAGGGAGTTAGGAGAATATAGAGCCATACAGGCTGTACTCGTGGTCGTTAATACAGTACTGGAGGAGGTGTAATACCATGGTAGCGGTGGTGTTGGTCGGGCACGGGAGCCGGCTTCCCTACAGTCGGCAAGTCGTCGAAAAAATCGCTGAATACGTCGAAGAGATGGGCGACTTCGAGACCGTCGAAGTAGGTTTCATGGAGCTATGTGAGCCTACCGTTCAGGAAGCCGTAAAGAAGGCGGCAGAGTCCGGTGTCGACAAGATAGTCGTCGTACCGGTGTTCCTGGCCCACGGTGTGCATACGAAGAGAGATATCCCGAAGATGCTAGGGCTGGAACCGGAGTGGGACGATGACGAAGACGACCACGACCATCATCACCACCATCACCGCGACTACACGCCCGTAGACGTAGACGCGGAAATAGTGTACGCGGAGCCGCTCGGGGCTGATCCCAGAATCGCCGAGATAGTCATCGATAGGATCAAAGAGGCGCTAGGCGAGGAATAACCGGGGCCTCCGCTTGATCATCGCCACTCTTACAGGCAGAACCATCGAGGATATGGTGGAACTGGCTATAGAAGCCGTAGAGCAGGGTGCGGACGCTCTGGAGGTCAGGCTCGATTACTTGGAGAACTTAGACATGTCGACGGCGCTCAGAGCCGTGCGAGAGTGTACTAGGTACGAACGCGTAGTGGCGACGCTCCGACGCGAAGAGGAGGGAGGACTGTACAAAGGCGATGAAGATCGGAGGCTCGAAATCCTGGAGCGGGTGTCCTCCGAGGCCGACTACGTGGACTTGGAGCTCGACGTAGCGGAGGAAGAGATCATAAGCCCGTCCTGTGAGACGATCGTGTCGTACCACAACTTCGAAAATACGCCGCCTAAGGAGGAGCTGATCGGCATCAGGGACCGGTGCGCCGAATTAGGAGACGTTGCGAAGGTCGTCACTATGGCCAGGGGACACGAAGACGCACTGCGGATCCTGGAAGTAGTACGAACGGCAGAAGCACCCACTATAGGATTCGCGATGGGAGAGGAGGCCAAGTACACCAGGGTAGTGAGTGTTCTGATCGGCGGGTTCGCGACTTACGCCGCTGTGAGGAAGAAAGCGGCACCAGGGCAGCTGACGGTCGAGGAGACACGCAAGTTGCTGGAACTACTCGGTTAGCCGCTCGAGGATCTCCTCCGCCGCTTTCTTCCCTGACTCGAGCATCCCGCCGAAGATGGGCCCCATCCTGTACGCGCCTTTCACCGCCGACGCTGCCATGCCGGCGACGAACAGTCCGGGCTTCACCTCCTGGGTATGCTTCACTACGAGTTCTTCCCCGCGCTCAGCCCACATGGGCCCCTCGCCCTTCACTTCGATGCCCGCTAGCTTGCAGACTGCAGCCTCGTGTCCGGTCGCGTCTACAGTATACTCGGCTTCGAGAGCTAGCGGGTCGACGTGCATGTTGGCAGCTTTCACCGCCGTCCAGTTCACCACTACCCCACACACCCTTCCGCGGCGCTCGATGACGTCCTCAACCTCTATACCTACTAGGATCCTAGCTCCGGCCTCAAGGGCCGCGTTCGCTAGCTTAATGGCGGCTTCGACGGGGTTGAACGCTAGGAGACCTGCCTCAGCGGGACGGAGTTCGACTCCGACTTCTTCCAGCACCTCAGCGGTTTCTTCCATGATAACGCCCGCTGGGAACAGCATTCCTCCGCCGGTCATGCCGCCTCCCACGTACAGTTTCCGCTCCACTATTGTAACGTCGACGTCGCTCTTCGCGAGCTCGTAGGCGCAGGTCAGTCCGGCCGGCCCTGCTCCTACTACGATGACGTCACTCTCGGAGCAATCGTTAATGAATTCATAACCTTCCCTAAGAACAATAGGGGTGATTTCCCTCTCCACGCGTATGGACCCCTGAGAGGGTTTACTCGGAGGAGAGCTCCCGTAATCGGCTTTCCAACCGTTCGATTTTGCGACGGATGTCGTTACGGAACTCGTTAAACCTCTGTTCTAGTTCATTCAGCTTACGGTCGAGAGCGTCGACACGCTTCTCGACCTTTTCGACGTCTTCGGTCGTGGCCAAGCCCCAGCTGTCGATAAGCTCCTCCACGCGACACTCGATCAGCTCGTCGACCTTTTTGGTTATGACGTCTGACCTAGTAGTCAAGGAAATCTTGTCGCGAAGCATCGAGAGACCCTCCCCTTCAGGAACCTCCCGACTGCGAACTATGAGCGCGATCGCAACGATAATAGCTAGCGTGAGTACGCCAACTGCTACGAACTCGGCTATCGTCATTCATTCTCACCGCCTCTAACATCTCCCTCCACGCGCTCTAGGTCCTTCAAGATCTTCTCGAGACGCTTTAATTCGGTTTCGAGTTCGACCACGGTCAACCGAGTCTCAACGTCCATATATTTTTCCGCCAAGCGTGTGAGCAGCGAGCGGATTTCACCCACTCGCTTCATCAGACGCGTGTCTTCCGGGAGGTAAAACAACAGATCCAAGAGCTTTCGACGCTCGAGGTCCGCCCTGACGAGCTCGACCTTCTCACGTTCGACCTTCAGTTCGAGTTCCCTGATACGTAGCTTCTTCGAGTAAGTTTTGAGGGCTATGAGAACTATTATCACGGCCGCGGTCGAGCCGATGAGTACGGAGACGACCATAGGTTGCAGCAGGACCTCCGCGAGCAACCTTTATCCCCGCAGGGCACGCCGGAGCTCCTTGATAACGTTTTCCGCAGCGTCCAAGTCTCCGGTGACGTCGGTCGTCAGAGGTGTGATTACTATGGAGCCCCGCTGGAGTTCGTACAGGTCGGTTCCCTCGGGCGGATCTTGGATAATCTCGCCGTCGATCCAGTAGTATCGACGCCCACGCGGATCGTATCGTTTTTCTATTCTGGGCCGGTACATCGTGAAAGCTAATGGAACCACTTTAATTTCGCCGTTCCAGCGATCCGGATCCGGCACGTTGACGTTCAAGACACCTTCCCAATTCGCCCCTCGAATCGCTTCGAGCAGGGCCTTCAAGACTCTGATGGCCAAGGTGAAGTCGACGTTCTTGGCGTTGTTGTCCACGCGTGCTCTGGCGTCACGGACCTCTTGCGAGATCGCTATGGCCGGAATGCCGTTCCCGTAAGCTTCCAGCGCTGCGCCGACGGTCCCCGAGGTCGTGACGTCAGCGCTGACGTTCTCTCCGAGGTTGATCCCCGAGACCACCAAATCGGGTGGCTCATCCATGATAGAGAACGCTCCGATGAGGACGGCGTCCGCCGGCGTACCGGAGATCGCGAGCGCGTCGACGCCTTCTACCTCTATCTCTTCCACCCGCACTGGCTCGAGTAAAGAGATACTGCGCCCTACACCACTTTGCTGCGTCGCGGGAGCTACTACGGTAACTTCACCGACACTCCTGCAGGCGCGGACGGCCGCTCGGAGACCGGGAGAGGCTATGCCGTCGTCGTTGGTGATCAGTATTCTCACGCCAATCACCCCGCAGTTCACCCTTGTACACGATCTCAGCCCTCCCTATCAGCAGCGGTCCGTCGGAAAGCGACACGCGCAGGCAGCCTCCGGCCGTCCGGACACTCACTTCCTCGAACGGTCCGAAGATCTCTGAGTACACCAGAGAAGCCGCGACGACTCCGGACCCGCAAGCCGGCGTCCAGCCGACGCCACGCTCGAACGTCCTGACTCTCAGCTCGTCCACCGAAGGTGCTGCGTAGGTTACGTTAACGCCTCCCTTCGGTTCATATTCGGAAAAAATAGTCTTGGCCTCGTCGGTCAGGCCTCCGAAATCATGAATCGGGTCCCGCTCAGTGAGCCGGACGAAATGGGGGACACCAGCGTCCACCTCGTAACCTAACTCGACCACCTTCTTGATCTCGGCTTCGGGCACCTCGACGGCGATCCAACCTCCCTGCACCTCAACCCGATGGGCTCCGGATAACGTTCTCAAGATCTTAACGTTCTCTCCCCGTACCTCCGTCACGTACTTCACGACACACCGCGCGGCGTTCCCACAGAACTCGGCCTCGGAGCCGTCCCGGTTGAATATCCTCATCTCTACGCTCGGAGGATCGGAACGTATGAACACCACGCCGTCGGCACCTACGCCGGACCGCCGGTCACACGCCCACCTCGCGAAGTCGGGCTTATCACTCTCGGGAACCACTTCTTCCTCTGTTTCATCGACTAAGACGAAGTCGTTCCGAGCGCCATGGACTTTCCAGAATTGCATGGTACTTCCCCCAGGTAGTGGCAGGGTTTCAGAGGCAGCGGAGCGCATCGACTATCTGGGTCTTAGCCTCGGTCTTCTTGTCCACGTCTTTGACAACTCGCGCGGGTACGCCGGCCACCACTTTACTCGGCGGCACATCCTCGGTGACGACGGCGCCGGCCGCGACCACGGCTCCCTTTCCTACCCTCACCCCCTCGAGAATGACGGCGTTCGCCCCGATGACGACGTCGTCTTCGATCACGACGGGTTTAGCGCTAGGGGGCTCGAGAACACCGGCGATGACCGCGCCGGCGCCGATGTGTACGTTCTTCCCGACCTCCGCCCGGGAACCCACGACCGCGTTCATGTCGACCATGGTACCGTCGCCTATCTTGGCACCGATGTTGATCACGGCACCCATCATCACCACGACTCCTTTACCCAACTTCACCTTCTCCCGGATTATCGCACCCGGCTCGATCCTGACGTCCTCGAACTCGGAGTAATCCGCCAACGGCACGGCCCTGTTGCGGTGATCCAGCTCTTTGTGATAGTACTCCACCGAGTCCTCGCTCTCGAGCACTTCGACAACATCGTCGTGCTCGCCGATCACGATGACGTGGTCGACACCCGTGAACACCTTGGCATCCTCCAGGCGCTCCTCCAAGCGCTCGGCCAGTCCTTCGGGATCGTCCGTTTTGACGTAGAATTTGGCGATCGTACGCTTGGGACTCTCGGAAATGTATCGAATTAGCTCTTCTGGATCCAGCTCCGACAACGGTCTCACCCCAGCAGCTCTAGGAAGTTGCGGGCGATCCGATCCCCGCCCTCGGTCATGAAGCTTTCAGGATGGAATTGCACCCCGTACACGTCGTAGTCGGCGTGCCTGACGGCCATGAGTTCTCCGTCGTCTCCCGACCATGCGCACGGTAGCAGCTCTTCGGGCAAGGAGGATTCCTCGATGACCAGTGAGTGGTACCTCATCCCTTGGAAGGGGCTTTCGAGCCCTGAGAGGATCCCGGACCCGTCGTGTTCTATCGGCGACGTCTTCCCGTGGACGATGCGTTTAGCCCGGCGGATCTGCGCTCCGTACGCCACTCCGATGCACTGGTGACCTAGGCACACCCCCAGGATCGGGATCTCTCCCGCGAACCTCCGGATAGCTGGCACGGACACTCCAGCGTCTCGTTCCGGGTGTCCGGGCCCGGGACTGACGACGAGACCGTCGGGACGCAGCCGCTCGAGCCTGGAGAGCGGAACCTTGTTGGAGACAACTTTCAAATCGAGATCATATGAGGCGAACAAATGGTAGAGATTATACACGAAACTATCCTTGTTATTTATCAGAACTAGTCTCCTCAAGGATAGCTCCCACCATCGCTTTCATTTTATTTTCAGTTTCGAACCACTCGTTTTCGGGCACCGAGTCGTACACGATACCGGCACCCGCCTGCGTGAACCATCGACGGCCCGTCGAGAAAATGGTACGGATCGATATCGCGAAGTCCATATCCCCTGTCCAGCTGACGTATCCGACGCCTCCGGCGTACGGGCCTCGCTTGTACACCTCCAGCTCGTCGATGATTTCCATAG contains these protein-coding regions:
- a CDS encoding N-formylglutamate amidohydrolase, with the translated sequence MLITAPHAQGPGADVFTGEIAWKVAQATGAYALVATVSRRAKLEDGNPADYNREWARNTPFRRRIDELIKRYGVRFIIDVHGMESDPVRPDVDLGTLGGRSAKGKLVSKIVKRLEEAGFDVGFEQEFQGGDILEYHCDGERVQGVQLELSEELRELGEYRAIQAVLVVVNTVLEEV
- the aroD gene encoding type I 3-dehydroquinate dehydratase, with the protein product MIIATLTGRTIEDMVELAIEAVEQGADALEVRLDYLENLDMSTALRAVRECTRYERVVATLRREEEGGLYKGDEDRRLEILERVSSEADYVDLELDVAEEEIISPSCETIVSYHNFENTPPKEELIGIRDRCAELGDVAKVVTMARGHEDALRILEVVRTAEAPTIGFAMGEEAKYTRVVSVLIGGFATYAAVRKKAAPGQLTVEETRKLLELLG
- the surE gene encoding 5'/3'-nucleotidase SurE, with protein sequence MRILITNDDGIASPGLRAAVRACRSVGEVTVVAPATQQSGVGRSISLLEPVRVEEIEVEGVDALAISGTPADAVLIGAFSIMDEPPDLVVSGINLGENVSADVTTSGTVGAALEAYGNGIPAIAISQEVRDARARVDNNAKNVDFTLAIRVLKALLEAIRGANWEGVLNVNVPDPDRWNGEIKVVPLAFTMYRPRIEKRYDPRGRRYYWIDGEIIQDPPEGTDLYELQRGSIVITPLTTDVTGDLDAAENVIKELRRALRG
- the cfbA gene encoding sirohydrochlorin nickelochelatase, with protein sequence MVAVVLVGHGSRLPYSRQVVEKIAEYVEEMGDFETVEVGFMELCEPTVQEAVKKAAESGVDKIVVVPVFLAHGVHTKRDIPKMLGLEPEWDDDEDDHDHHHHHHRDYTPVDVDAEIVYAEPLGADPRIAEIVIDRIKEALGEE
- a CDS encoding archaeosortase/exosortase family protein; amino-acid sequence: MDLRYLTSAISVSLFVYSGIDTEPLQYVTAQWVESVLHLMGLTVPKAGYTFQVGTVSAMIVKGCVVWPAISLFVGLIVATPGPSVLRKIAALAASVALLTAGNVLRLASMFYMMEVWGVGFRLAHDVIGQLVGLAIVILAAWVAFYIVPETEDKLREIIPWPGE
- a CDS encoding sulfide-dependent adenosine diphosphate thiazole synthase, whose product is MEREITPIVLREGYEFINDCSESDVIVVGAGPAGLTCAYELAKSDVDVTIVERKLYVGGGMTGGGMLFPAGVIMEETAEVLEEVGVELRPAEAGLLAFNPVEAAIKLANAALEAGARILVGIEVEDVIERRGRVCGVVVNWTAVKAANMHVDPLALEAEYTVDATGHEAAVCKLAGIEVKGEGPMWAERGEELVVKHTQEVKPGLFVAGMAASAVKGAYRMGPIFGGMLESGKKAAEEILERLTE
- the dapF gene encoding diaminopimelate epimerase, which encodes MQFWKVHGARNDFVLVDETEEEVVPESDKPDFARWACDRRSGVGADGVVFIRSDPPSVEMRIFNRDGSEAEFCGNAARCVVKYVTEVRGENVKILRTLSGAHRVEVQGGWIAVEVPEAEIKKVVELGYEVDAGVPHFVRLTERDPIHDFGGLTDEAKTIFSEYEPKGGVNVTYAAPSVDELRVRTFERGVGWTPACGSGVVAASLVYSEIFGPFEEVSVRTAGGCLRVSLSDGPLLIGRAEIVYKGELRGDWRENTDHQRRRHSLSRSPSGRPRLQECR
- a CDS encoding anthranilate synthase component II: MRRLVLINNKDSFVYNLYHLFASYDLDLKVVSNKVPLSRLERLRPDGLVVSPGPGHPERDAGVSVPAIRRFAGEIPILGVCLGHQCIGVAYGAQIRRAKRIVHGKTSPIEHDGSGILSGLESPFQGMRYHSLVIEESSLPEELLPCAWSGDDGELMAVRHADYDVYGVQFHPESFMTEGGDRIARNFLELLG
- a CDS encoding amidohydrolase family protein gives rise to the protein MIIDVHNHLGEDIDSTVQTPQMLLARMEAAGVDIAVVFPFNDVDPGVCFSKANDRIAKACEEYDEFVGFCRVDPNYEERAVEEVERCIEELGLKGVKLHPRSQSFYPDDPEAVKVVEKAADLGVPVILHTARGEPFSDPVRVGKLAEEVPDVQLIMAHMGKELGYDAAIEVAENYENVYLEVSLVKDPKVIEKTAERVGDDRIIFGSDSPYGSPSVQLEIVKEADVNHDKILEENAANILGLR
- a CDS encoding TIGR00375 family protein gives rise to the protein MGEQYDSDLHLHSQYSGGTSPRMVIREIARGAAKKGLDLVGTGDILHPKWRRHVRRELVEDEYGLLKEPKTGVLFVPTVEVEDERRVHHLIILPSLDHAEELHGELSRYSDDIDAEGRPHLRMTGAELADLLKDHDCLFGPAHAFVPWTSVFKEYDSLRECYGSAMDRVDFVELGLSADSDYADRISELHEYTFLTCSDAHSPYPHRLGREFVRFELEEPSYDVLKAAIRRKPGGRVVLNVGLIPELGKYNRTACARCKRQFELEEAERLNWRCPECGGTIKKGVRDRVLELADLEKPKHPNHRPPYLRIIPLAEIIAKALGLSTITAKKVRAVWNSLVRRFGSEIDVLIETPIEEIAEVDERVAELLKSFREGTVNIRPGGGGEYGKIITEEESEREEPRSRKPVQRTLDELIGRG
- the dapD gene encoding 2,3,4,5-tetrahydropyridine-2,6-dicarboxylate N-acetyltransferase, which produces MDPEELIRYISESPKRTIAKFYVKTDDPEGLAERLEERLEDAKVFTGVDHVIVIGEHDDVVEVLESEDSVEYYHKELDHRNRAVPLADYSEFEDVRIEPGAIIREKVKLGKGVVVMMGAVINIGAKIGDGTMVDMNAVVGSRAEVGKNVHIGAGAVIAGVLEPPSAKPVVIEDDVVIGANAVILEGVRVGKGAVVAAGAVVTEDVPPSKVVAGVPARVVKDVDKKTEAKTQIVDALRCL